One segment of Campylobacter hominis ATCC BAA-381 DNA contains the following:
- a CDS encoding c-type cytochrome: MKKIFFMSIVASMLIISNSAATENNDTNKSLNQDSNISIDGNITVSDANTSSIDTNTTANLDKPALNIDIKKGEELYKKCTMCHGKKAEMSYLKKIPVLTAVDKEERLSTMKALKNGEINDGKGKFGMGQVMKIQMAKFSDEDMLNVNEYIETLK; encoded by the coding sequence ATGAAAAAAATATTTTTTATGTCAATAGTTGCTTCGATGCTAATTATCAGTAATTCGGCGGCTACCGAAAATAACGACACGAATAAAAGTTTAAATCAGGATTCAAATATAAGCATTGATGGCAATATAACCGTTTCAGACGCAAATACCTCATCTATCGATACTAATACTACAGCAAATTTAGATAAACCTGCTTTAAATATTGATATTAAAAAAGGTGAAGAACTTTATAAAAAATGCACTATGTGTCATGGAAAAAAAGCGGAAATGTCTTATCTTAAAAAAATTCCCGTTTTAACTGCTGTAGATAAAGAAGAAAGACTTTCAACTATGAAAGCTCTCAAAAACGGAGAAATAAATGACGGAAAAGGAAAATTCGGCATGGGTCAGGTTATGAAAATTCAAATGGCAAAATTTAGCGATGAAGATATGCTGAATGTAAATGAGTATATTGAAACATTGAAATAA
- the gpmI gene encoding 2,3-bisphosphoglycerate-independent phosphoglycerate mutase, translating into MKQKCILVITDGIGFNKNNKFNAFANAKKPNFDYMFDNFANSLLKTSGLAVGLPDGQMGNSEVGHMTIGAGRILYQNLVKVDKAISDGTLKKNRALIALLEKCKTIHIIGLYSDGGVHSHLNHFGAIYKICENYGAQTFAHIITDGRDVSPKSAVNFVHEAEKKFKIATISGRFYAMDRDKRFERVQKAYETIKNGANNVKISPSEYIKKSYEQEITDEFIIPACFGNFGGIKAEDGIVFINFRNDRAREICAALGAENFNEFDRKECVKNLITLTNYDDNFKFPVMFENDDIKDTLSEVIARNNLSQLHTAETEKYAHVTFFLGGGKETPNIGETRILIPSPKVKTYDEKPEMSAFEVCEAVKKGIVSREDFIVVNFANGDMVGHTGNYEAAIKAVEAVDRCIGEILKVADEHDYAYMQISDHGNCEAMKNENGEILTNHTTFDVFCFLKAHGVKKIENGGLSNVAPTILKILGLEIPKVMDKALF; encoded by the coding sequence ATGAAACAAAAATGTATTTTAGTGATAACGGATGGAATCGGATTTAATAAAAATAACAAATTTAACGCGTTTGCAAATGCCAAAAAACCGAATTTTGATTATATGTTTGATAATTTTGCCAATTCACTTTTAAAAACGAGCGGACTGGCTGTCGGACTTCCTGACGGACAAATGGGAAATAGCGAAGTAGGGCATATGACAATCGGCGCAGGGCGGATTTTGTATCAAAATTTAGTTAAAGTGGATAAAGCTATTTCTGATGGAACTTTGAAAAAAAATCGCGCTTTAATCGCACTTTTGGAAAAATGCAAAACAATTCACATCATAGGACTTTACAGCGATGGCGGAGTGCATTCGCACCTTAATCATTTTGGAGCGATTTATAAAATTTGTGAAAATTACGGAGCGCAAACTTTTGCACATATTATTACGGATGGACGCGATGTTTCTCCAAAAAGCGCCGTAAATTTTGTGCATGAAGCGGAAAAAAAATTTAAAATCGCTACTATTAGTGGAAGATTTTATGCCATGGACCGCGATAAACGTTTCGAGCGCGTGCAAAAAGCTTACGAGACGATAAAAAACGGCGCCAATAACGTAAAAATTTCACCTAGCGAATATATCAAAAAATCTTACGAACAGGAAATCACCGATGAGTTTATCATTCCTGCCTGCTTTGGAAATTTTGGTGGAATTAAAGCTGAAGACGGAATTGTTTTTATAAATTTCAGAAATGACCGTGCGCGTGAAATTTGTGCGGCTTTGGGCGCGGAAAATTTTAATGAATTTGACAGAAAAGAGTGTGTAAAAAATCTCATAACTCTTACAAATTACGATGATAATTTTAAATTTCCTGTAATGTTTGAAAATGACGATATAAAAGATACGTTAAGCGAAGTTATCGCGCGAAACAATCTTAGCCAGCTTCATACAGCCGAAACGGAAAAATATGCTCACGTGACGTTTTTTTTAGGTGGAGGAAAAGAAACGCCAAATATCGGCGAAACGCGAATTTTAATTCCAAGCCCGAAAGTAAAAACTTATGATGAAAAACCGGAAATGTCTGCTTTTGAAGTTTGTGAAGCTGTAAAAAAAGGAATTGTATCGAGGGAAGATTTTATTGTAGTAAATTTCGCAAACGGCGATATGGTGGGACATACCGGAAATTATGAGGCTGCGATAAAAGCTGTGGAAGCCGTGGATCGTTGTATAGGTGAAATTTTAAAAGTAGCAGATGAACACGATTATGCTTATATGCAAATTTCAGATCATGGAAACTGCGAAGCTATGAAAAATGAAAACGGTGAAATTTTGACAAATCACACGACGTTCGATGTGTTCTGTTTTTTGAAAGCTCACGGTGTGAAAAAAATCGAGAATGGCGGATTAAGCAATGTAGCACCTACAATTTTAAAAATTTTGGGTCTTGAAATTCCGAAAGTAATGGATAAAGCACTTTTTTAA
- the murD gene encoding UDP-N-acetylmuramoyl-L-alanine--D-glutamate ligase: MSKSLFGYGLTTKAIATSGGWEIFDDKFKECKKDEFGNSLLPINKFDAQKSELEIPSPSFPRKHPLTMAAKNLISEYDYFSPKTNAFKIWISGTNGKTTTTKMTQFLLKKYGSDMGGNVGIPLANLDLNAKIWVLETSSFTLHYTNYAVPGIYALLPITPDHLSWHGSMTEYEKTKLKPLAKMHEGDVAILPEKYASTKSVAKILTYKNEEDLAKLTGISIKNVNFKVPFLMDALMALLIEKIMFDKADVDILNNFVIEGNKLEEFYDARGRIWVNDTKATNIDAAIWAVRRYKEKKIHLISGGDDKGVDLHPLFEEIAKFNPEIYAIGSNTDKIVTLCEEFNLKCTRCEILTKAVDEISKNLLKDEVALLSPACASLDQFSSYAERGKIFKEAVNKILK; encoded by the coding sequence ATGTCAAAATCACTTTTTGGATACGGATTAACTACGAAAGCTATCGCAACTAGCGGCGGCTGGGAAATTTTTGATGATAAATTTAAAGAATGTAAAAAAGACGAATTCGGAAATTCGCTTTTGCCGATTAATAAATTTGATGCGCAAAAAAGCGAACTTGAAATTCCAAGTCCAAGCTTTCCACGCAAACATCCGCTTACCATGGCGGCAAAAAATTTAATCAGTGAATACGATTATTTTTCGCCGAAAACCAATGCTTTTAAAATTTGGATAAGCGGCACAAACGGTAAAACAACAACCACAAAAATGACGCAATTTTTATTGAAAAAATACGGTAGTGATATGGGCGGAAATGTCGGAATTCCTTTGGCAAATCTTGATTTAAACGCTAAAATTTGGGTTTTGGAGACAAGCTCTTTTACACTTCATTACACAAATTATGCAGTTCCGGGAATTTACGCGCTTTTGCCGATAACCCCTGATCATTTAAGCTGGCATGGAAGCATGACCGAATATGAAAAAACAAAATTAAAACCGCTTGCAAAAATGCACGAAGGAGATGTTGCAATTTTACCTGAAAAATATGCAAGCACAAAAAGCGTGGCGAAAATTTTAACTTACAAAAACGAAGAAGATTTAGCGAAATTAACCGGAATTTCTATAAAAAACGTAAATTTTAAAGTACCTTTTTTAATGGATGCTTTAATGGCGCTTTTGATAGAAAAAATTATGTTTGATAAAGCGGACGTTGATATTTTAAATAACTTCGTAATTGAAGGAAACAAATTGGAAGAATTTTATGATGCGCGAGGAAGAATTTGGGTAAATGATACCAAAGCTACAAATATAGATGCCGCTATTTGGGCTGTTCGCAGATACAAAGAGAAAAAAATTCACTTAATCTCAGGCGGAGATGACAAAGGTGTAGATTTACATCCGCTCTTTGAAGAAATTGCAAAATTTAATCCTGAAATTTATGCAATCGGCTCAAATACTGATAAAATCGTAACTTTATGCGAAGAATTTAATCTTAAATGCACACGTTGCGAAATTTTAACAAAAGCGGTAGATGAAATTTCAAAAAATTTATTAAAAGATGAAGTTGCACTTTTAAGCCCTGCTTGCGCAAGTTTGGATCAATTTTCAAGTTATGCCGAGCGAGGAAAAATTTTTAAAGAAGCTGTAAATAAAATTTTAAAATAA
- a CDS encoding OmpA family protein: MKKLLIALSLCASTALLASDADYHWEFTPVVGGTVHEGSMDLDNSFTFGLRVAKNLQDAFIDQIELGYDRGEHIGLANGAVGKKPNANVYHINAVKDILNFTDDLKLYGLIGLGYMDYTKKVANRDLDSGFGQYGAGIKYYWTDNFATKVEVRDAIRFDDGDHIMFYSLGFAADFGARNPAPVAAEPASCVDSDNDGVCDNVDKCPGTPAGVVVDEFGCEKVIRLDLGVNFAFDSAEISPKYYSELEKVSSIMKEHAEYSVRLEGNTDSIGKEAYNQKLSERRANAVSKALVKLGVPAEKITTVGLGEKNPVATNDTAEGRAQNRRVDAKFRK; this comes from the coding sequence ATGAAAAAACTTTTAATTGCACTTAGTTTATGTGCATCAACAGCGCTTTTGGCAAGCGATGCCGATTATCACTGGGAATTTACACCTGTAGTTGGCGGAACAGTTCACGAAGGAAGCATGGATCTTGACAACAGCTTTACTTTTGGTTTAAGAGTTGCAAAAAATTTGCAAGATGCTTTTATAGACCAAATTGAGCTTGGATATGACAGAGGAGAACATATCGGTTTAGCAAACGGTGCCGTAGGCAAAAAACCTAATGCAAACGTTTATCATATCAATGCCGTAAAAGACATTTTAAATTTTACAGATGATTTAAAATTATATGGCTTGATTGGTTTAGGATACATGGATTATACAAAAAAAGTGGCAAATAGAGACCTTGATAGCGGATTTGGCCAATATGGTGCCGGAATAAAATACTATTGGACAGATAATTTTGCTACAAAAGTTGAAGTTAGAGACGCTATAAGATTTGATGACGGCGATCACATAATGTTCTATTCTTTAGGATTTGCTGCTGATTTCGGTGCTAGAAATCCGGCTCCAGTTGCTGCAGAACCAGCTTCTTGCGTAGATTCTGATAATGACGGCGTTTGCGATAACGTTGATAAATGCCCTGGAACTCCGGCAGGTGTAGTTGTAGATGAATTCGGTTGCGAAAAAGTTATAAGATTGGATCTTGGTGTAAATTTTGCATTTGACAGTGCTGAAATTTCACCAAAATATTACTCTGAACTTGAAAAAGTAAGCAGTATTATGAAAGAACACGCTGAATATTCTGTTCGTCTAGAAGGCAACACAGACAGTATAGGAAAAGAAGCTTACAATCAAAAACTTTCAGAAAGAAGAGCAAATGCCGTTTCAAAAGCTTTGGTAAAACTTGGCGTTCCTGCTGAAAAAATTACAACTGTAGGTCTTGGAGAAAAAAATCCGGTAGCTACAAACGATACAGCAGAAGGTCGCGCTCAAAATAGACGCGTTGATGCAAAATTCAGAAAATAA
- the nifJ gene encoding pyruvate:ferredoxin (flavodoxin) oxidoreductase — translation MSKIMKTMDGNEAAAYVSYAFTEVAGIYPITPSSPMADYTDVWASRGKKNLFGMPVKVVEMQSEGGAAGTVHGSLQAGALTTTYTAAQGLLLKIPNMYKIAGQMLPGVIHVAARSLAAQALSIFGDHQDVYACRQTGFAMLSSASVQEVMDIGGIAHLAAIKGRVPFLHFFDGFRTSHEIQKIEVMDYADFDKLLDRKAVQAFRDNALNSEHPKTRGTAQNDDIYFQTRELSNKYYEAVPDIVADYMAEISKITGRDYKPFNYYGAKDATNIIVAMGSVNEALEEVVDYLTSKGEKVGVIKVHLYRPFSLKYFFDVLPKSVERIAVLDRTKEPGSIGEPLYLDIKSAFYGNKKEPLIIGGRYGLSSKDVDPAQLIAVFENLKSKEPKNRFTVGIDDDVTFTSLKVGKKISLGDQDAIECLFYGLGADGTVGANKNSIKIIGDKTDLYAQAYFAYDSKKSGGYTRSHLRFGKKPIRSTYLVSNPHFVACSVAAYLDVYDVVDGIREGGTFLLNSIWDAKETIEKIPNKVKRILAERKAKFYILNATKLASEIGLGNRTNTIMQSAFFKLANIIPFDDAKAYMKEYAKKTYGKKGDKIVQMNYDAIDRGADGLIEIKVDPAWINLKDETTNEHDKYKGDKFIESVVKPINAARGDKLPVSAFLGHEDGSFEAGTTKYEKRGVGVMVPKWIKENCIQCNQCVFVCPHAVIRAFLLDEKDEQNSPESLKPNLIDAKGKDVKGYKYKIQVSPLDCTGCELCAQNCPSKEKSLVMVPLEEEIDNKEQENADYLFQNVTYKSDLTGKESVKGIGFAKPYFEFHGACPGCGETPYITAVSRLFGDHMIVANATGCSSIYGGSAPSMPYTHDENDRGIAWANSLFEDNAEFGFGMRVASETLRHQIENIMLETKKDVPNALSALYTDWIENRNDSLKSAEIRDRLIPLLEANKKEKGVAEILGLKQYLSKKSQWIIGGDGWAYDIGYGGLDHVLASGENINVLVLDTEVYSNTGGQSSKASRTGSIAQFTASGKSVQKKDLGQIAMTYGNIFVAQINSNASQANMIKAILAAEAYDGPSLIICYAPCISHGIKGGLAKSGNQAELATKCGYWPTYIFNPELLKSGQNPLKITSKEPDWELYDEFLSNEVRYNALKKFNPDHASELLEQNKKDSQRRYRQLVRFSKSDFSDEI, via the coding sequence ATGAGCAAAATCATGAAGACTATGGACGGAAACGAAGCTGCTGCTTATGTTTCTTACGCTTTTACGGAGGTGGCAGGAATTTATCCTATTACACCTAGTTCGCCGATGGCTGATTATACTGATGTCTGGGCAAGCCGTGGCAAAAAAAATCTTTTTGGAATGCCCGTTAAAGTTGTTGAAATGCAAAGTGAAGGCGGCGCTGCCGGAACTGTGCATGGTTCGCTTCAAGCAGGTGCGCTTACTACGACCTATACAGCCGCACAAGGTTTGCTTTTAAAAATTCCGAATATGTATAAAATTGCAGGACAGATGCTTCCGGGAGTTATCCACGTTGCAGCCAGATCGCTTGCTGCACAAGCACTTTCAATCTTTGGAGATCACCAAGATGTTTATGCCTGTAGACAAACCGGTTTTGCAATGCTTTCGAGTGCAAGTGTACAGGAAGTTATGGATATCGGCGGTATTGCTCACTTAGCCGCAATCAAAGGTCGCGTACCATTTCTACACTTCTTCGACGGTTTTCGCACAAGCCACGAAATTCAAAAAATAGAGGTTATGGATTACGCAGATTTCGATAAACTTTTAGATAGAAAAGCCGTTCAAGCTTTTCGCGATAATGCACTGAACTCAGAACATCCAAAAACACGTGGAACTGCACAAAACGATGATATATATTTCCAAACAAGGGAGCTTTCAAATAAATATTATGAAGCAGTTCCTGATATTGTAGCCGATTATATGGCTGAAATTTCAAAAATCACAGGCAGAGATTATAAACCGTTTAATTATTACGGCGCAAAAGACGCTACAAATATCATAGTTGCAATGGGTTCTGTAAATGAGGCGCTGGAAGAAGTTGTGGATTATTTGACAAGCAAAGGCGAAAAAGTCGGCGTTATAAAAGTTCATCTTTATCGACCGTTCAGTCTAAAATATTTCTTTGACGTATTACCAAAAAGCGTTGAAAGAATCGCTGTTTTAGACCGCACGAAAGAGCCTGGAAGTATTGGCGAACCGCTTTATTTGGATATAAAATCAGCATTTTACGGAAATAAAAAAGAACCGTTGATTATAGGCGGACGCTACGGCTTGAGTTCAAAAGACGTTGATCCTGCACAACTTATCGCAGTTTTTGAAAATTTAAAATCAAAAGAGCCGAAAAATCGCTTTACAGTCGGTATTGATGATGATGTTACTTTTACTTCACTAAAAGTAGGCAAAAAAATTTCACTTGGCGATCAAGACGCGATAGAGTGTTTATTTTATGGACTTGGAGCAGACGGAACTGTAGGAGCTAATAAAAACTCAATTAAAATCATCGGAGATAAAACCGATCTTTATGCGCAAGCTTATTTCGCTTATGACAGTAAAAAATCAGGCGGATATACAAGAAGCCATTTAAGATTTGGCAAAAAACCGATCCGCTCAACTTATCTGGTATCAAATCCGCACTTCGTAGCTTGCTCGGTTGCGGCTTATCTTGATGTATATGACGTAGTAGATGGGATACGTGAAGGCGGCACTTTTTTATTAAATTCAATTTGGGATGCAAAAGAGACGATTGAAAAAATTCCAAACAAAGTAAAAAGAATTTTAGCTGAGAGGAAAGCTAAATTTTATATCCTGAATGCAACAAAACTTGCTTCTGAAATAGGACTTGGAAACCGCACAAATACAATTATGCAATCAGCATTTTTTAAACTTGCAAACATAATTCCTTTTGATGACGCAAAAGCTTATATGAAAGAGTATGCTAAAAAAACTTACGGCAAAAAAGGCGATAAAATTGTTCAAATGAATTATGATGCGATTGACCGCGGTGCAGATGGACTTATAGAGATAAAAGTAGATCCTGCGTGGATAAATCTTAAAGATGAAACTACAAATGAACACGATAAATACAAAGGTGACAAATTTATAGAATCTGTTGTAAAACCTATAAATGCGGCACGCGGCGATAAACTTCCTGTTTCAGCATTTTTAGGACACGAAGACGGCAGTTTTGAAGCGGGCACTACAAAATATGAAAAACGTGGTGTTGGTGTAATGGTGCCAAAATGGATAAAAGAAAATTGTATCCAATGCAATCAATGCGTTTTTGTTTGCCCTCATGCTGTAATTCGCGCATTTTTGCTTGATGAAAAAGACGAACAGAATTCACCTGAGAGTTTAAAACCTAATTTGATTGATGCAAAAGGCAAAGATGTAAAAGGGTATAAATATAAAATTCAAGTAAGCCCGCTTGATTGTACAGGTTGCGAACTTTGCGCACAAAATTGTCCAAGCAAGGAAAAATCTCTTGTAATGGTTCCGCTTGAAGAAGAAATTGACAATAAAGAACAAGAAAATGCCGATTATTTGTTTCAAAATGTTACTTACAAATCGGATCTTACAGGAAAAGAGAGTGTAAAAGGTATCGGTTTTGCAAAACCTTATTTTGAATTTCACGGTGCGTGTCCTGGATGCGGCGAAACACCTTATATCACAGCAGTTTCAAGATTATTCGGTGACCATATGATTGTAGCAAATGCGACAGGTTGCAGCTCGATTTACGGCGGCTCTGCACCTTCTATGCCTTATACGCATGACGAAAACGACAGAGGTATCGCTTGGGCAAACTCACTTTTTGAAGATAATGCCGAATTTGGTTTTGGTATGAGAGTGGCGAGCGAGACATTAAGACACCAAATAGAAAATATAATGCTTGAAACAAAAAAAGATGTTCCAAACGCACTTAGCGCACTTTATACAGACTGGATAGAAAACCGCAACGACAGCCTTAAATCAGCCGAAATTCGTGATCGCTTAATTCCTTTGCTTGAAGCGAATAAAAAAGAAAAAGGCGTAGCTGAAATTTTAGGTTTGAAACAATATCTATCTAAAAAATCTCAATGGATTATAGGCGGTGACGGCTGGGCTTATGATATCGGTTATGGCGGACTTGATCACGTTTTGGCAAGCGGCGAAAACATAAATGTGCTTGTTCTTGATACAGAAGTTTATTCAAACACAGGCGGACAAAGTTCAAAAGCAAGCCGCACAGGTTCAATAGCACAATTTACAGCAAGTGGAAAATCCGTCCAAAAGAAAGATTTAGGACAAATTGCGATGACTTACGGCAACATTTTTGTAGCTCAAATCAACTCAAACGCAAGTCAGGCAAATATGATAAAAGCCATCCTGGCAGCCGAAGCATACGACGGACCTAGCCTTATTATTTGTTACGCGCCTTGTATTTCGCATGGTATAAAAGGCGGTTTGGCTAAATCAGGAAATCAAGCCGAACTTGCAACAAAATGCGGATATTGGCCGACTTATATATTTAATCCTGAACTCTTAAAAAGCGGACAAAATCCTTTGAAAATAACTTCGAAAGAGCCGGATTGGGAACTTTATGATGAATTTTTGTCAAATGAAGTTCGCTACAATGCGCTTAAGAAATTTAATCCTGATCACGCAAGTGAGCTTTTAGAACAAAACAAAAAAGATTCTCAAAGAAGATATCGCCAACTGGTTAGATTTTCAAAATCAGATTTCAGCGATGAAATTTAG
- a CDS encoding HAD family hydrolase, translating into MNDTTILFDLDGTLIDSTAAILESFKFSFEMYGEICPQDEKITELIGYPLDYMFIHLGVENQKEKIENHIKFYKMKYHQVYLDKTSLISEAKEALKKCHQFADLGVVTTKTSKFSKILLNHLGIGTFFKTIIGREDAKNPKPNAEPILNALKMLKKSKEQAFMIGDTILDLKSAINANVTPIALTCGYGKLEDLQKFTKYIFSTPFEAANFISNLKK; encoded by the coding sequence ATGAACGATACTACGATTTTATTTGATTTAGACGGTACTTTAATTGATTCTACAGCTGCGATTTTAGAAAGTTTTAAATTTTCATTTGAAATGTATGGAGAAATTTGTCCGCAAGATGAAAAAATCACGGAGCTTATCGGATATCCGCTTGATTATATGTTTATTCATCTTGGAGTTGAAAATCAAAAAGAAAAGATTGAAAATCACATCAAATTTTATAAAATGAAATATCATCAAGTTTATTTGGATAAAACTTCGCTTATTTCAGAAGCAAAAGAGGCTTTAAAAAAATGTCATCAATTTGCAGATCTTGGCGTTGTTACAACAAAAACTTCCAAATTTTCCAAAATTTTACTTAACCATTTAGGAATTGGAACATTTTTTAAAACAATTATAGGTAGAGAAGATGCCAAAAATCCAAAACCAAATGCCGAACCGATACTAAACGCTCTTAAAATGTTAAAAAAATCAAAAGAGCAAGCCTTTATGATAGGCGATACAATTTTAGATTTAAAATCCGCAATAAACGCAAATGTTACGCCAATCGCTCTCACTTGCGGATATGGCAAGCTTGAAGATCTGCAAAAATTCACAAAATACATTTTTTCTACACCTTTTGAAGCGGCGAATTTTATTTCTAACTTAAAAAAATAA
- the mraY gene encoding phospho-N-acetylmuramoyl-pentapeptide-transferase, translating into MLYFLYKILNINILNYITVRAGIAFFAAFFLTAFFMPRFIAWAKNKHANQPIYELAPQSHKAKNKTPTMGGIVFITATLLSSLLCSNLTNTFVIGGILCLFGFSFIGFKDDYGKIAGHSNHAGMSPRKKFMYQIGLSFALSIILFLFANLSGEFFIPFYKYALFNLQFFAIFFWMLVITASSNSVNLTDGLDGLASIPSIFALVSLGIFVYLCGHSVFSAYLFLPKVVGVGELCVVIFALIGAILGFLWYNCYPAQVFMGDSGSLSVGAFIGYTGVVSKNEILLIIIGFVFVIETLSVILQVGSFKIRKKRIFLMAPIHHHFELKGWNENKIIVRFWIIALIANIIALTTLKLR; encoded by the coding sequence TTGCTTTATTTTTTATATAAAATTTTAAATATCAATATTTTAAATTACATCACTGTGCGCGCCGGCATCGCGTTTTTTGCAGCGTTTTTTTTAACCGCTTTTTTTATGCCACGTTTTATAGCCTGGGCAAAAAACAAACACGCCAACCAACCGATTTATGAACTTGCACCGCAATCGCACAAAGCTAAAAACAAAACCCCTACAATGGGCGGAATTGTTTTTATTACAGCTACTTTGTTATCTTCGCTTCTTTGCTCAAACTTAACAAACACTTTTGTAATAGGCGGAATTTTATGCCTTTTCGGATTTAGTTTTATCGGTTTTAAAGATGACTACGGCAAAATTGCAGGTCACAGTAATCACGCAGGAATGAGCCCGAGAAAGAAATTTATGTATCAAATCGGCTTATCTTTTGCGCTTTCAATAATATTATTTTTATTTGCTAATCTCAGTGGAGAATTTTTTATACCGTTTTATAAATACGCGCTTTTTAACTTGCAATTTTTTGCGATTTTCTTTTGGATGCTTGTAATCACGGCAAGTTCGAATTCCGTAAATTTAACAGACGGACTTGACGGACTTGCAAGTATTCCATCTATTTTTGCGCTTGTTTCGCTTGGAATTTTTGTATATCTTTGCGGACACTCAGTATTTTCAGCTTATCTGTTTCTACCGAAAGTAGTAGGAGTCGGTGAACTTTGCGTTGTAATTTTTGCACTAATCGGCGCAATTCTTGGATTTTTATGGTATAACTGCTATCCGGCTCAAGTTTTTATGGGCGATAGCGGGAGTTTAAGCGTAGGCGCATTTATAGGATACACAGGCGTAGTCAGCAAAAATGAAATTTTACTTATTATAATAGGTTTTGTTTTTGTAATAGAAACACTTTCAGTAATCTTGCAAGTAGGAAGCTTTAAAATTCGCAAAAAACGTATTTTTCTTATGGCACCGATTCATCACCATTTTGAACTGAAAGGCTGGAATGAAAATAAAATTATCGTGCGATTTTGGATTATCGCGCTAATCGCAAATATAATCGCACTGACAACTTTAAAATTGAGGTAA
- the rplM gene encoding 50S ribosomal protein L13: MTKITKPSEIKRDWVVIDANGKIFGRMLTQVATLLRGKHKPGYTPNIDCGDNVIIINASKAVYTGLNKGEDKLYHRYSGYFGSVKSTKFEDMLKSNPVKLYKLAVRGMLPKTKLGKEMIKKLFVYEGSEHPHTAQIKKEGK; this comes from the coding sequence ATGACAAAAATTACAAAGCCGAGCGAAATTAAACGCGATTGGGTCGTTATAGATGCAAACGGCAAAATTTTCGGTAGAATGCTTACACAAGTCGCAACTCTTTTGCGCGGCAAACACAAACCAGGATACACTCCAAATATCGATTGTGGCGATAATGTCATCATTATAAATGCTTCAAAAGCTGTTTATACAGGTTTAAACAAAGGCGAAGACAAACTTTATCACAGATATTCAGGCTATTTTGGAAGTGTAAAAAGCACAAAATTCGAGGATATGTTAAAAAGTAATCCTGTTAAGCTTTACAAACTTGCAGTTCGTGGCATGCTTCCAAAAACAAAACTTGGCAAAGAGATGATTAAAAAACTATTTGTATATGAAGGCAGCGAACATCCGCACACAGCACAAATTAAAAAAGAAGGAAAATAA
- the rpsI gene encoding 30S ribosomal protein S9, with protein sequence MATIYATGKRKTAVAKIWMKPGSGKIVVNEMDLNTWLGGHEAIKLKVVQPLLATKQENSMDIKAITLGGGYSAQAEALRHGISRALSKMDADFRAALKPKGLLTRDSRVVERKKFGRRKARRSPQFSKR encoded by the coding sequence ATGGCAACGATTTATGCAACAGGAAAAAGAAAAACAGCCGTAGCAAAGATTTGGATGAAACCGGGCAGCGGTAAAATCGTCGTAAATGAGATGGATTTAAACACTTGGCTTGGCGGACACGAAGCTATTAAACTTAAAGTTGTTCAACCGCTTTTAGCTACAAAACAAGAAAATTCTATGGATATAAAAGCAATCACGCTTGGCGGCGGATACAGCGCACAAGCCGAAGCTTTAAGACATGGAATTTCACGTGCTTTATCAAAAATGGACGCTGATTTCAGAGCCGCTTTAAAACCGAAAGGTCTTTTAACTCGAGATTCGCGTGTAGTAGAAAGAAAGAAATTCGGACGCAGAAAAGCAAGAAGAAGTCCGCAATTTTCTAAGAGATAG